The genomic DNA ATTAAAAACTTGTTGAAAAGGAAGTTAGGTGGGGAAGTTGTTAGAGTTAAAAGGTAACTTGTTTGAAGTTATGAAAGAAATTAGGGACGAGTTAGGTTCACCTAATGATTTAACAATTAGAGAAGTTGTCCTTGCTGGCAGTTATACACGTTGTGCTGTTGTTTTTTTATGTGGGTTAACAGATAAGGATAATGTTTATAAATATGTAGTTCGTACACTTCAATATGAAGAAGTACAAAAAGAAGAAGCTGTTGTTCAAACGTTATTGGATCGTTTTATTTCTATTGCGGAAGTTGGTAAGAAGACAACGTTTCCGGATATTATAAATGCAATTTTAGCGGGAGATACAGTTATATTAATTGATAATATTCAAACCGCTATTGTGATTAATAGTAGAGCTTGGGAAAAAAGAAGTTTAGAACCGCCAGTAACAGAAGATTTAATACGTGGACCGAGGATTGGATTAAATGAAGATATTAACGTGAATAAGATGTTAATTCGCCGTAGTTTACGTGACCCAAAGCTGAGATTTCAATCTTATATTATGGGAAAGAGATCCCAAAAAGAAGTGACTTTAGTATATATAGAAGACATTATTAATCCTTACATTGTAAAAGAGCTAGATCGGCGTCTTCAGTCAATAGTGACAGATGTCGTTTTTGAGACGGGTACGATTGAGCAATTAATTCAAGATAATAATTTGTCACCGTTTCCGCAGTTTTTAAATACGGAAAGGCCTGATAATATTGTGGCCTCATTAGCGAAAGGAAAGGCAGCTATTTTGGTGGATGGATCACCGTTTGCCCTTATAGCTCCGCTAGTATTTGTTGATATTTTTCAATCTGTGGAAGATCATTATGAGCGTTGGGTAATAGGGACTTTATTAAGAATTTTGAGGATGGGTTCTGGTATAATTGCGATTTTAATGCCAGCGATGTATGTAGCGCTCGTCTCATATCATCAAGGACTTATTCCTTCTAAATTGGCTTATTCAATTGCTGGGGCAAGAGAAGGTGTTCCGTTTCCTGCATATATTGAAACGTTAATGATGGCATTAACGATGGAGTTAATACGAGAAGCAGGAATTAGGTTGCCGAAACCGATGGGGCAAACAATTGGGATTGTAGGTGGTCTAGTAATTGGAGAAGCAGCGGTGAACGCAGGGATTGTAAATCCGTTTTTAGTTATCATTATTGCAGTTACAGCTATTGCTACATTTTCACTTCCGGTGTATAGCATCACAATTACGTTTCGAATTTTACTTTTCGTCTTTGTATTAGCAGCAACTGCTTTTGGGTTGTATGGAATCATTCTAGCTCTTATTGCGCTTGCTGTTCATATTACAAATTTAACAAGTGTTGGTGTACCGTATACAACTCCAATTGCTCCTGCATTTTATAAAGATTGGAAAGAAGAGTTTATTCGCATGCCAAAATCAATGTTGAAAGAGAGACCGGAATATTTACAAACGAAAGATTCTACAATACGTCCAAAGGAGCGAGAATAATTGAAACCATTTGAGTATGGCGATGAAGAAATTGGATCTCGGGAAATTGGGTTTGCGGTATCATCCACCATTATTGGTATAGGTGCATTATCTATGCCTCGAGATATTGCTGCGCAAACTTTATTTTCGGACGGTTGGATTATTTTGCTTTTGGGCGGATTAATATGTGCAGTTTTAGGCTGGTTTGTAACGAGGGTAGCTATTTTATTCCCAAAACAAAACTTTGTTCAATATACGAGTGCACATTTGACGAAGCCGGTGGCATACACGATTAGTATAGTTTTAGTATTGACGTTTGGGGCTTTGACAGCATATGAATCACGGATGATTGCAATTATTTCACAAACTTATTTATTTAGTGATACACCAGTGCAGCTGTTGTCTTTTTTCTTTTTATTAGTTGTTGTTTATGGGATAGCTGGATCGAGGGCAGCTTTATTAAGGTTAAATGTTCTATTCCTACCTATTGTTTTAATTGCGATAGTGCTTCTTTCTTTATTGAATATAAATTTAATGGAAATAAATAATTTACTACCAGCTTTTCAAACGGATATCAGTCAATATGCTGTAGGAGTTAAAAATTCTATTTTTACATTTATCGGATTTGAGGTAGCTCTGTTTTATGCCGTTATGTTGAACGATAAGACAGCAAAAAAGGCACCAATGGCAGTTGCAAAAGCAGTGATGGTAAACGTGTTGTCATACATTTTAATTTATGCAACTTGTATTAGTGTTTTTACATATATGACAACACGTGGATTGACATATCCAACAATTGAACTAGGGAAAGAAATTGAAATTGGTGGAGGGTTTTTAGAAAGATTTGATGCGATTTTTTTTACTACTTGGATTATTACTATTTATAACACTACAGCAATGTATTATGACATCGCATCTTTATTGTTTTGTGCTATGTTTCCAAAAGTAAAGAAACACGTATTCATTTTTGTGACTGCTCCTATTATTTTTATGGTAAATATGATACCTGGTAATGTGGAGACTCTATCGCATTATGGAACTTATTTAGCTTGGATTGATATGGGGTTTGTTGTGTTAGCGCCTTTGTTAGTCTTTATTGTATATAAAATAAAAAGAAGGAATGGTGGAAATGAAACACCTTCTTAAAATTATAATGGTTATGGTTTTAGCTGGATTTATGAGTGGGTGTTCTGAGTTAGAGGAGATAGAAGAAAGAGGGTTTGTAGTAGGAGCGGCTTACGATATTGTGAAAGAAAAGCAATCGAATCCAATTATGAAAGGGACGTATCAGATGGTACTTCCAAGTAAATTGTCGCAACAGGGTGGGCAAGGGGGAGGAGATAATGAGAATTATATTAACGTGAGTGCGAAAGCGGATAGTGTGTTTGAACAAGTACGAATTATCGCAAAAAAAATCAGTCGTTCATTATTTTTCCCACATATACAAGTGATCATTTTCTCTGAAAAATTACTTTCGAAGCCATATGTTTTACAAAATACGTTAGATTTATATATTCGCGATCATGAAATGAGAAGAAATATTCGTTTGTTCGTTTCAAAGGAGAATGCAGAGGCGATTTTAAAGCAGAGTGCAAAACCTGAAAACTTACCAGCACAGTACATTGATATGTTAGCTGAACACCCTCCTAAAAATGCTCAAATGATTGAAGCCTCAAGAATTGGTGAAATACAGGAAAAGATGATTTCCAAGAGAAGTTTTGTATTACCTATTCTCCGTCTAACCAAACAAGGGGTACAAATGGATGGGGCAGCGCTGTTTCGAGGGAAGGATAATAAGTGTGTGGGGCGTTTGAATGGGGAACAAACATTGGGCATGAATTATATAATAGGCAAAAAAATTGGAGGTTTTTTTACCATTCGTAAAAAGGGTCAACTTGTTACATATGAAATTCATAAGCTTCGTCGAAAGATTAAAGTATCTACAAAGAATGCTACAAAACCGAAGTTTAATATTCATTTATCTATGGATGGTACATTGGCCGAATTGCACTTTAGTAATCATATAAAGGTTTTGAATGAAAAGCGTTTAGAGAAGGATATCTCGGAGGAAATGGAGAAACGCATCCAAAAATCGATTAAGCTTGTTCAAAAAAAATATAAGGTAGATGTATTAGAATTAGGGGAAGTATATAAGCGACATAATTATAAAGAGTGGAAAAAGATAAGTAAGAATTGGGATCAAGGTGAAAATTACTTTAGTAATGCTGAAATTACTGTTCATGTTCATCCAACAATTGAACATTCTGGTTCAGCTTTACCGAAAAGAGTGAAATAAGGTGATGGAAGTTGTTTACTGGATTGGGGATTAGTTGCACGATATTAATGGCGGTTCTTCCGGGAGCCATATACTTTATTCATAAGAAACTCGCAACGTATGGAGCACAGCCTTGGAATACTGATATACAAAAAAAGAAACCTGAATAATCTCAGGTTTCTTTCGCGCAAAGCATATGTGAAGGGGGATACCTTCTATGTATGCTTTGCTTATACAAGCCCTAACCAATGTACCAATTGTGTAGAGAGGAATGTCACAACAATGGCGATAACGGTAGGGATTGCAAACGATAAGAATGTCCATTTTGCACTTTTTGTTTCTTTATATATGTTAACCAGTGTTGTTCCACATGGGAAATGAAGAAGTGAGAACAACATTGTGTTTAACGCTGTTAACCAAGTCCAACCATTTTCTAAGAATAGATTTTTAATTTGATTAAAATCATCTATTTCAGTTAAAGCTCCGGTTGATAAGTAAGACATTAATAAAATCGGGATAACAATCTCATTCGCTGGTAGTCCAAGAATGAACGCAGCTAGAATAAAGCCGTCAAGTCCTAACATTTTAGCGAATGGATCTAGGAAGTTTACAAAATACATAAGTAGGCTTGTGTCACCGATGAAAATATTAGCTAGTAACCAAGTTAATGCAGCCGCAGGGGCAGCTACAACAACAGCTCGTTTTAAAACATAGACTGATTTATCGAGTGTTGCACGTACAATTGTATTCCAAACCTTTGGCTTACGGTACGGCGGTAACTCAAGTGTGTAGTGAGTTGGAACGCCTTTTAAAGCTGTTTTTGATAGTACCCAGGAAACGGTTAATGTCATAATAATACCAATTACAACCATACCAACTACAACGCCAGCAGTAACCAATGTTTGCATACTACCTGTATAACCAGCAGCCATAAATAATGAGGCCATTAAAATTAACATAGGCCAGCGACCGTTACAAGGAACGAAATTGTTTGTTAAGATTGCAAGCATGCGTTCACGTGGTGATTCAATAATACGTGTTGACATGATGGCTGCTGCATTACAACCAAAGCCCATTGCCATTGTCAAAGATTGTTTGCCGTGTGCACCAGAGCGTTTGAATAAGCGGTCCATATTAAACGCAACGCGTGGTAAGTACCCGTAGTTTTCTAATAGTGCGAACATAGGGAAAAAGATGGCCATAGGTGGTAACATAACGCTAATAACAGCACCGATACCACGGAATAAGCCAAGTATTAAAATGCCATGTAACCATTCGGGTGCATGTGCTGCCTGGAACCAAGAAGTTAAATACCCTTCGGCCCATCCGAAGAACTCAGCAATCATATCAGACGGTACGTTAGCGCCTGCAATTGTAAGATAAAAAATGATAGATAAAATACCGAGCATAATTGGAAATCCCCAGATTGGAGATGTGAAAATTTTATCTAGTTTTTCAGAACGATACAATTTATCCGTATTTGTATATTGAACAGATTCTTTACATATGCTTGCGGATGTTCGGTAAATATCTCCGACAATATCATCTCGTATATCTTCTTTTGATAGTGTTTGTGCATGTTGAATAATATAGTCCAATGGAAGAGCTTTACTGGCTGAGTGAGATTCCATTCATTACGACCTCCCTTACAAGTGGTTCATTATGGTGTTTTTGAAGTGTAGTTAAGAAATTTTTATCTCCATCTAATATACGTAACGCAATCCAACGTGCTGGATACGTATCGCCGAACACTTTATAAATTTGTGGTTCTAACTCCTGGATCATATTTTCGATTTTTTCGCTGTAAGAAATTTTAATTGGTGTTGGAATTAGTTTTTTATTTGCTACTTTGGCAATGACATTTAGTAAATGACCGATGCCTACGCGGTTACGAGCAGAAATCTTAACTACAGGTACACCGAGTGATTTTGCTAATTTCTTTTCATCAATAACGATGCCTTTTTTCTCAGCTTCATCAATTAAGTTAATACAAATGACTACGTTGCTCGTCATTTCCATCACTTGGAGTGCTAAATTTAAATTTCTCTCCATAGCAGTTGCATCTATAACAACTACAGTTACTTCTGGTTTTTCAAATATAATATAATCCCTTGCTACTTCTTCATCCGCAGAATTTGAATATAGTGAGTAAGTTCCCGGTAAATCTATTAATGTATATTTACTACTGTTATGTTCATATTCCCCTTCAGCTTTCAAAACAGTTTTTCCCGTCCAGTTTCCAGTATGTT from Bacillus basilensis includes the following:
- the gerLA gene encoding spore germination protein GerLA, which translates into the protein MGKLLELKGNLFEVMKEIRDELGSPNDLTIREVVLAGSYTRCAVVFLCGLTDKDNVYKYVVRTLQYEEVQKEEAVVQTLLDRFISIAEVGKKTTFPDIINAILAGDTVILIDNIQTAIVINSRAWEKRSLEPPVTEDLIRGPRIGLNEDINVNKMLIRRSLRDPKLRFQSYIMGKRSQKEVTLVYIEDIINPYIVKELDRRLQSIVTDVVFETGTIEQLIQDNNLSPFPQFLNTERPDNIVASLAKGKAAILVDGSPFALIAPLVFVDIFQSVEDHYERWVIGTLLRILRMGSGIIAILMPAMYVALVSYHQGLIPSKLAYSIAGAREGVPFPAYIETLMMALTMELIREAGIRLPKPMGQTIGIVGGLVIGEAAVNAGIVNPFLVIIIAVTAIATFSLPVYSITITFRILLFVFVLAATAFGLYGIILALIALAVHITNLTSVGVPYTTPIAPAFYKDWKEEFIRMPKSMLKERPEYLQTKDSTIRPKERE
- a CDS encoding endospore germination permease; this encodes MKPFEYGDEEIGSREIGFAVSSTIIGIGALSMPRDIAAQTLFSDGWIILLLGGLICAVLGWFVTRVAILFPKQNFVQYTSAHLTKPVAYTISIVLVLTFGALTAYESRMIAIISQTYLFSDTPVQLLSFFFLLVVVYGIAGSRAALLRLNVLFLPIVLIAIVLLSLLNINLMEINNLLPAFQTDISQYAVGVKNSIFTFIGFEVALFYAVMLNDKTAKKAPMAVAKAVMVNVLSYILIYATCISVFTYMTTRGLTYPTIELGKEIEIGGGFLERFDAIFFTTWIITIYNTTAMYYDIASLLFCAMFPKVKKHVFIFVTAPIIFMVNMIPGNVETLSHYGTYLAWIDMGFVVLAPLLVFIVYKIKRRNGGNETPS
- a CDS encoding Ger(x)C family spore germination protein; translated protein: MKHLLKIIMVMVLAGFMSGCSELEEIEERGFVVGAAYDIVKEKQSNPIMKGTYQMVLPSKLSQQGGQGGGDNENYINVSAKADSVFEQVRIIAKKISRSLFFPHIQVIIFSEKLLSKPYVLQNTLDLYIRDHEMRRNIRLFVSKENAEAILKQSAKPENLPAQYIDMLAEHPPKNAQMIEASRIGEIQEKMISKRSFVLPILRLTKQGVQMDGAALFRGKDNKCVGRLNGEQTLGMNYIIGKKIGGFFTIRKKGQLVTYEIHKLRRKIKVSTKNATKPKFNIHLSMDGTLAELHFSNHIKVLNEKRLEKDISEEMEKRIQKSIKLVQKKYKVDVLELGEVYKRHNYKEWKKISKNWDQGENYFSNAEITVHVHPTIEHSGSALPKRVK
- a CDS encoding nucleoside recognition domain-containing protein — its product is MESHSASKALPLDYIIQHAQTLSKEDIRDDIVGDIYRTSASICKESVQYTNTDKLYRSEKLDKIFTSPIWGFPIMLGILSIIFYLTIAGANVPSDMIAEFFGWAEGYLTSWFQAAHAPEWLHGILILGLFRGIGAVISVMLPPMAIFFPMFALLENYGYLPRVAFNMDRLFKRSGAHGKQSLTMAMGFGCNAAAIMSTRIIESPRERMLAILTNNFVPCNGRWPMLILMASLFMAAGYTGSMQTLVTAGVVVGMVVIGIIMTLTVSWVLSKTALKGVPTHYTLELPPYRKPKVWNTIVRATLDKSVYVLKRAVVVAAPAAALTWLLANIFIGDTSLLMYFVNFLDPFAKMLGLDGFILAAFILGLPANEIVIPILLMSYLSTGALTEIDDFNQIKNLFLENGWTWLTALNTMLFSLLHFPCGTTLVNIYKETKSAKWTFLSFAIPTVIAIVVTFLSTQLVHWLGLV
- a CDS encoding FeoB small GTPase domain-containing protein produces the protein MSKHRIALAGNPNTGKSTLFNTLTGLKQHTGNWTGKTVLKAEGEYEHNSSKYTLIDLPGTYSLYSNSADEEVARDYIIFEKPEVTVVVIDATAMERNLNLALQVMEMTSNVVICINLIDEAEKKGIVIDEKKLAKSLGVPVVKISARNRVGIGHLLNVIAKVANKKLIPTPIKISYSEKIENMIQELEPQIYKVFGDTYPARWIALRILDGDKNFLTTLQKHHNEPLVREVVMNGISLSQ